In Lolium rigidum isolate FL_2022 chromosome 7, APGP_CSIRO_Lrig_0.1, whole genome shotgun sequence, the DNA window tcaggcattgatcgcacaatgaatttcgtgGCGGGACCTTCCGGAACACTACAATCCAGCCAGCTCGGTGGAAAGAAGCTTCCGaccgatcttcacttggcgcgagagaaacCATAGGACATCCACCTTTATTAGGCATAACGGCAGGCCCCCTCGCCGCCACCCGCCAGTTGACCTCATcagcggaagaggaggccgccaccgaCCACTGACCCATCGACGAGTCGTCCGCCACCACCCCCAAAACCGAAGAAGGCCACCAACGTGAGCCGCCAGAAGGAGGGGGCGCAGAGGACTCACCGGCCACCACCAGGCACGACCACGCCACCGAGAAAGCTGGATCCGCAGCCTTCGGGtcacccccgccgccggccgcatcgCCGAGCCATCACCCGACCACCGCAACCCTTGCCAAGGCAGTCGGCGCGACGCGCCGCAGAACGACCGTGCGAGGCCACCGCCCCGGATCCCACCCAAGATCCCACCACGTTGGCCACCGACCAGCCCCGCCTCTGGCCGATCGTCACCGCCACAGATCCAGCGCCGCCTCCGCGCACGACACGAGAGGGAGACCTGCCGCCGCCAAGAGCTTCACGAGCTTTGCCTGCACACGTGCGCCGGCGATGGCAGGGAGGAGGGAGATCGAAGGAGGGGAGGAAGTGGTGGCGGCTGTAGCGCTCCGCCCGAGTCGACCGACGCGGGGGGCGACGCTGGGGCAGTTTCTTTTTCCTCCCCATCCGGCCACCTGTTTTCAATTGCTAACCTCCCCTAGAATTAATAGTAAAGAAGATACAGTTTTGCCAGTGTTTGCTACGTCGATCAAATGATGGATGGAGTACTATAATCCATCTACTCCTACAAACAATTTGGCCATCTGGTGTGTTTTTAATTCGAGAAGTTGCTCCATCCACCGCCGATCTGGTATGAGTATGACGAACCATTTTCTTCTTTACATCTTTGAGGAAAAAAAAGAGTATTATGAACTTTATAGTAGGTTACCTTTGGGCCGGCCCATCTAGCCTATCAGCACATGGGCCTGATGTCGTGGGGCTATTAGGTTACCAGCAGTATAAATGCGCCGAGCAGGGCGTGCTCCTCCTCCCCTGCTCtttccccccgccgccgccgtctccgactCCTCCGGTTTGCACGGGCAGCCTCCCTCGTCCACCATGGTGAGGCTCTCTCCTCCCAGCGCGATTCCATCTCCCGTCGATCTCTCTTTCTCTCGTAGCGAATGGATTGCTTGATGGTGTGGTAACGAATCCGTTCTTTGCTTCCGCAGCCGAAGCAGATCCACGAGATCAAGGACTTCCTGCTGACGGCGCGCCGGAAGGACGCGCGGTCGGTGCGGATCAAGAGGACCAAGGACGCCGTCAAGTTCAAGGTGCGCTGCTCCAGGTACCTCTACACCCTCTGCGTCTTCGACGCCGACAAGGCCAACAAGCTCAAGCAGTCCCTCCCACCAGGTTCGTGCTCGCCCCACCTCCTCCGCCTTGATGCTTGGTCGCTTACAAAATATCCCCGCTAGTTCTCTCTCTATCTTGCAACAAGATAGGGAGGGGAAAGATGCCAGTATACGTAGCTTGTGTCACCTTTGATGTTGGCCTTGATTAGATATATCGGGATGTGTTATTGGTGCATGCTAAATCCTGCCATGGATGTTGTTCTTGCTTTTAGACATGATGAATGTTGGGTTTGCACGAGTACTGTAAGTGCTGGTTTAGTTGTATATTTGCACTGGTGGTTGCCCTGTAAAGCTTATGAATAGCCTAAATCTGTGATAATCATAGTCAACCTACTCTTGATATGCAACTTCTACCCAATTGGATGAGATTGAACTATCATCTTGGTGGGTTTAGATGCCACTGCTGACCACTCGGCATGCCACTATTTATTTGTTCCTCTACAAACAAAGTGCACTCCTTTGTATTAGTGTGCAGCATTGTTCCAATTTTAGGCAGAGTTGTACATGACTTAATGTATGGTAACCGTAGATATGATCAAATTGTTTGTAAATCATGCCCGCTTTGTTCATCTTCTACATCACATCTATTATGATTTGAATATATTGTTCTCTGTGTCCCTTCTGTTTCTCATACTTTGCGCGCATTGTAAATGTTTACTAATTATGCTGTTCATTTTGCAGGTTTGAGCGTCCAGGAGGTGTAAGCATCAAGCCTCGCAATGCCATCTCTAGTAGCTTGAATGTTTGATCCATCTTGCTTTAGTATCTCTTTTAGCAGGCTACTTGTTACCCCCATTATGTGAGTTTTCATGTTTGAGACCTAAATGTAATGCTGGGAGCCATGTGGTTGGACCTGTGAGGATTTTGTATTATTGTGCTTGCTGGAGAATGGAGATTAGCTATCTTATCTTAAATTGGTTGAGTTCCATGCTATTTTCACTTGTTCCTGGAATGCATTTATGCATTTATAAACCCTTAAGTTGATTTATGATTTTGTGC includes these proteins:
- the LOC124675050 gene encoding 60S ribosomal protein L38-like; the protein is MPKQIHEIKDFLLTARRKDARSVRIKRTKDAVKFKVRCSRYLYTLCVFDADKANKLKQSLPPGLSVQEV